One stretch of Scatophagus argus isolate fScaArg1 chromosome 18, fScaArg1.pri, whole genome shotgun sequence DNA includes these proteins:
- the ropn1l gene encoding ropporin-1-like protein isoform X2 — MHITHSTAMPLPDTIYCAEQINIPPQLPDILKNFTKAAIRTQPKDLLLWSAEYFRALSKGECLPVKEGLEMNVATQKTDTGLTPGLLKILHKQLSPGQTCSKEELQKKWTSLCLPVDQFETLLSLGGFGSDIDWMEFFALGCSALGGFACEILTDDEEGGAARIPFSTFVKLYTYLANLDGDIPQVRIDSFLSSLQGQVELQHGMIKPLDFIHRDDMDSPPPDSSEISRKASRTD; from the exons ATGCACATTACACACAGCACTG CCATGCCTCTTCCAGACACAATCTACTGCGCCGAGCAAATCAACATCCCCCCACAGCTGCCAGACATCCTCAAAAACTTCACTAAGGCAGCCATCCGTACACAGCCCAAGGACCTGCTGCTGTGGTCTGCAGA GTACTTCAGAGCACTGTCTAAAGGAGAGTGTCTGCCTGTCAAGGAAGGACTGGAGATGAATGTTGCCACCCAGAAGACAGACACTGGACTGACTCCAGGTTTGCTTAAGATTCTCCATAAACAG CTGTCTCCTGGGCAAACGTGCAGcaaagaggagctgcagaagaaaTGGACCAGTCTGTGTCTACCCGTGGACCAGTTTGAGACCTTGTTGTCGCTGGGAGGCTTTGGCTCAGACATTGACTGGATGGAGTTCTTCGCCCTGGGCTGCAGTGCTCTGGGAGGG TTTGCTTGTGAGATCCTGACAGACGATGAGGAGGGTGGTGCTGCGAGGATCCCGTTCAGCACCTTTGTCAAACTTTACACCTACCTGGCTAACCTGGATGGGGACATCCCACAGGTTCGCATTGACAGCTTtctcagcagcctgcagggaCAAGT GGAACTCCAGCATGGGATGATAAAACCTCTGGACTTTATCCATCGGGATGATATGGATTCACCTCCTCCTGACTCATCAGAAATTTCCAGAAAAGCCTCGAGAACTGACTAA
- the ropn1l gene encoding ropporin-1-like protein isoform X1: protein MHITHSTAMPLPDTIYCAEQINIPPQLPDILKNFTKAAIRTQPKDLLLWSAEYFRALSKGECLPVKEGLEMNVATQKTDTGLTPGLLKILHKQLSPGQTCSKEELQKKWTSLCLPVDQFETLLSLGGFGSDIDWMEFFALGCSALGGTLLCSLKFACEILTDDEEGGAARIPFSTFVKLYTYLANLDGDIPQVRIDSFLSSLQGQVELQHGMIKPLDFIHRDDMDSPPPDSSEISRKASRTD from the exons ATGCACATTACACACAGCACTG CCATGCCTCTTCCAGACACAATCTACTGCGCCGAGCAAATCAACATCCCCCCACAGCTGCCAGACATCCTCAAAAACTTCACTAAGGCAGCCATCCGTACACAGCCCAAGGACCTGCTGCTGTGGTCTGCAGA GTACTTCAGAGCACTGTCTAAAGGAGAGTGTCTGCCTGTCAAGGAAGGACTGGAGATGAATGTTGCCACCCAGAAGACAGACACTGGACTGACTCCAGGTTTGCTTAAGATTCTCCATAAACAG CTGTCTCCTGGGCAAACGTGCAGcaaagaggagctgcagaagaaaTGGACCAGTCTGTGTCTACCCGTGGACCAGTTTGAGACCTTGTTGTCGCTGGGAGGCTTTGGCTCAGACATTGACTGGATGGAGTTCTTCGCCCTGGGCTGCAGTGCTCTGGGAGGG ACCCTCCTGTGTTCTCTGAAGTTTGCTTGTGAGATCCTGACAGACGATGAGGAGGGTGGTGCTGCGAGGATCCCGTTCAGCACCTTTGTCAAACTTTACACCTACCTGGCTAACCTGGATGGGGACATCCCACAGGTTCGCATTGACAGCTTtctcagcagcctgcagggaCAAGT GGAACTCCAGCATGGGATGATAAAACCTCTGGACTTTATCCATCGGGATGATATGGATTCACCTCCTCCTGACTCATCAGAAATTTCCAGAAAAGCCTCGAGAACTGACTAA
- the ropn1l gene encoding ropporin-1-like protein isoform X3, producing the protein MPLPDTIYCAEQINIPPQLPDILKNFTKAAIRTQPKDLLLWSAEYFRALSKGECLPVKEGLEMNVATQKTDTGLTPGLLKILHKQLSPGQTCSKEELQKKWTSLCLPVDQFETLLSLGGFGSDIDWMEFFALGCSALGGTLLCSLKFACEILTDDEEGGAARIPFSTFVKLYTYLANLDGDIPQVRIDSFLSSLQGQVELQHGMIKPLDFIHRDDMDSPPPDSSEISRKASRTD; encoded by the exons ATGCCTCTTCCAGACACAATCTACTGCGCCGAGCAAATCAACATCCCCCCACAGCTGCCAGACATCCTCAAAAACTTCACTAAGGCAGCCATCCGTACACAGCCCAAGGACCTGCTGCTGTGGTCTGCAGA GTACTTCAGAGCACTGTCTAAAGGAGAGTGTCTGCCTGTCAAGGAAGGACTGGAGATGAATGTTGCCACCCAGAAGACAGACACTGGACTGACTCCAGGTTTGCTTAAGATTCTCCATAAACAG CTGTCTCCTGGGCAAACGTGCAGcaaagaggagctgcagaagaaaTGGACCAGTCTGTGTCTACCCGTGGACCAGTTTGAGACCTTGTTGTCGCTGGGAGGCTTTGGCTCAGACATTGACTGGATGGAGTTCTTCGCCCTGGGCTGCAGTGCTCTGGGAGGG ACCCTCCTGTGTTCTCTGAAGTTTGCTTGTGAGATCCTGACAGACGATGAGGAGGGTGGTGCTGCGAGGATCCCGTTCAGCACCTTTGTCAAACTTTACACCTACCTGGCTAACCTGGATGGGGACATCCCACAGGTTCGCATTGACAGCTTtctcagcagcctgcagggaCAAGT GGAACTCCAGCATGGGATGATAAAACCTCTGGACTTTATCCATCGGGATGATATGGATTCACCTCCTCCTGACTCATCAGAAATTTCCAGAAAAGCCTCGAGAACTGACTAA
- the ropn1l gene encoding ropporin-1-like protein isoform X4 yields MHITHSTAMPLPDTIYCAEQINIPPQLPDILKNFTKAAIRTQPKDLLLWSAEYFRALSKGECLPVKEGLEMNVATQKTDTGLTPGLLKILHKQLSPGQTCSKEELQKKWTSLCLPVDQFETLLSLGGFGSDIDWMEFFALGCSALGGTLLCSLKFACEILTDDEEGGAARIPFSTFVKLYTYLANLDGDIPQVRIDSFLSSLQGQVNKQNGMIQVSNFHISKKTGRKE; encoded by the exons ATGCACATTACACACAGCACTG CCATGCCTCTTCCAGACACAATCTACTGCGCCGAGCAAATCAACATCCCCCCACAGCTGCCAGACATCCTCAAAAACTTCACTAAGGCAGCCATCCGTACACAGCCCAAGGACCTGCTGCTGTGGTCTGCAGA GTACTTCAGAGCACTGTCTAAAGGAGAGTGTCTGCCTGTCAAGGAAGGACTGGAGATGAATGTTGCCACCCAGAAGACAGACACTGGACTGACTCCAGGTTTGCTTAAGATTCTCCATAAACAG CTGTCTCCTGGGCAAACGTGCAGcaaagaggagctgcagaagaaaTGGACCAGTCTGTGTCTACCCGTGGACCAGTTTGAGACCTTGTTGTCGCTGGGAGGCTTTGGCTCAGACATTGACTGGATGGAGTTCTTCGCCCTGGGCTGCAGTGCTCTGGGAGGG ACCCTCCTGTGTTCTCTGAAGTTTGCTTGTGAGATCCTGACAGACGATGAGGAGGGTGGTGCTGCGAGGATCCCGTTCAGCACCTTTGTCAAACTTTACACCTACCTGGCTAACCTGGATGGGGACATCCCACAGGTTCGCATTGACAGCTTtctcagcagcctgcagggaCAAGT CAACAAGCAGAACGGCATGATTCAGGTTTCCAACTTCCACATCAGcaagaagacaggaaggaaggaataG